The nucleotide window CATGGTCAGCGCCTGGCCATAAGGCGTCGGCACGTTGGGGATGCGCCTGTAGAAATCGAGGTCATGGCCCATCGGCGTGCCGTCCGAGACGCCGTGGACGACGCCTTCTTCGTCGATCTGCGCCAGCACCGCCGCAAGCGCGCGCTCCGCATAGGCCCTGTCGTCCTTGTCGAGAATGCCGGCATCGATGGCGCGCAATATGCCGTAGGCAATGCCCGCCGTGGCCGAGGTTTCCAGCGGCGACGACGGATCGTCGAGAAGCGTCGTGAACATGCCGTCCGGCCGCTGGTATGCTTTCAGCGAGCGTACCTGGCTGACGAGGACGTTCGACAGAAAACGCCGGTCCTTCTCGCCGAGCGTCGGAACGAGGTCGAAGAGCTCGGGGATGGCGACGGTGATCCAGGCATTGCCGCGCGCCCAGAAGGCCTTGGCGAAATTGTGCCGTCCGTTGAAGGTCCAGCCGTGATACCAGAGCCCGCTGACCGGATCGGAGAGATAGCGGGTGTGGATCACGAACTGATAGACGGCCTCGTCGATCCACTCGCTGCGCTCGCAGAGAACGCCGGCGCGGGCGAGAAACAGGCAGGCCATGAACAGTGTATCGTCCCACAATTCGCCGTCGTTGAGGCGCTCCTTGACGACGTGCTGAAAGCCGCCGTCCTCGGTCTTGGGCAGTTCCTTGACGAGCCATTCGGCCCAGTCCTCGACAAGCGCGCGAAAATCGGGACGGTCGACATGCTGAACGAGGATTGCAAGCGGCAGCATCGGCGCCGTACTGTTGATCTGGCGCGGCGGCAGGCCGCGTTCGATCTGGCCGGCATACCAGGCGACGAGTTCCTGCAGCGCTTTCTGATCATTGGTGGAAATGGCGCGACGCAGGAAGCCGTAAAGACCAACGCCGACTTCCCAGTCCCATTCGTCGAACTGGATTCCGGACGCGGAATTTCCCGTCACGAGACCTTCCTTGATGCCTCTGAGCCGGCTGAAAGCCGTTGCCACGCGATCGATCGTCGTCAGGAGGGCGGCGTTATCGACAGATGTTGTGTTCATGCTGGAGACCTATGTTTTAAGAGTAGAACGGCCCGTCAGTGCCGGCGCCGGAGGCTGCACTGTCGTGGGTGAGGATCGGGTGCGGCTGATCATGGGCGAAGGGCTTCGCCTCGCCGCCGATCGAAAGACCGTCGGCATAGGAGAGGTCGATCGCCGGGCCGCCCGGCGGCGTCAGGGAGAGACGCCGAAGCTCGGGATCGAAGGAAACCGTCGTTTGGCCCAGGCGTTCGACGAACGCCTTGAAGGCGTCGCCATCGCCGCATCCGACGATAGCGGCCCAGCCGCAAAGCTCTCCGTGGGAGCGCGCCTCGCGGCCGGCGGTCGGGCCGTCGGTGATCAGGTCCAGGCCGTTCGACGCCCAGAGGGCAGAAAATCCCCGGCCCGATCGCGCGATGAGCCACTTGTCTTCGATGATGAGATCGTCCAGCCCGTCGCGGCCGATATAGGCGTGCGTCCATGCGTGGCGTGCGTCGCTTGTGTCCTCGATCAGGAGGGCAACGTCGCGATGCTGGGCAACGCGCGGCAGGATGCCGTTGCCGGCCCAATAGGACGGCCTTTGATTGCCCCAGGGATCGTCCTCGCCGGGATGGTTGACCCACAGCCTCGCCATCGGGTGGCCGGCCAGCCGGATGTCAAGGACATGCTGCTGATGCCCCTTCTGGCCGGTCTTGTGATCGACGACCGTCGAAAGCTGCGCCGCCTCATTTTTGAACAGCACGAGTTTTCCGCTCTCGAGCCCCTGGCTGTAGCGCGCCTCGACGCTTCTTCCCCGGTTGAGCGTCGCAAGTTCGGCCAGATCGGCGGGCGGCTCGTAGCCGCCGGCGCAGAACATGGTCAATGCCGCCACACCATTGTTCAGCCAGCCGGTCCCGAAGGCGACCTGGGCGAAAGGCGCAAGCTCGGTCAGCGGGCCGGCGCGCAACTCCTTGTCGTAAGCGCGGCCCTGCGATCCGGCCGGAACGCCTGCCAGCGTATGAAGGGCGATCATCCGGAAGATGAGATCGATCTGGGCGCGGGCGCGCGCTGACATCGCCGTCTCGGCCCAGCGCTCCAGCGCCATCAGGCCGATGAAATCGATGGGGTAATAGGCGGCCGAGTTCCACTCCGCCAACCCATGGGCCTCGACGCTGTCGAACCAGCGGCCGAGCCGCTCGCCGGCAAGTTCCGCCTGCTGCTGCCCGGTCCTGCCCGAGGCCGAAAACACCTCATCGGGCAGAAGAAGTCCGGCCAACAGCTGGCTCGTGTGAAAGCAGAGCACATGGTTCTCGCTCCAGAACCACATCGCGTCGTTACCCGGCTCGTCGACCCAGTAACGGTAGGAGCGAACGGAATGCCGAATGCGATCGACCACGGCATCGGGCATCCGGTCGGCATAGGCGCCGAGCAGCCACAAGAGCGGCACCATGATGAAATCCGAGCAATCCTCCCGCGCATCGATGGAGGCCAGCGTCGCGTCGATGATGCGGTCGAAGCTTTCCTGGTCGTGATGGCCGGTTTCCATCATGGCGATCAGGCGCCCGACGCGGTTTGCGCCGAAGCGGGCGCTGTATTCCAGTGCCTGCCGCTTGCGGGCGGCGAGCGACGTCTCTGATGGCAACGACGAAACGCTGCTCATGAAGGCGGCATCGATGACGCGCGTAACCGAACCCGTGCCGCTGCCGATCGTCATGTGGACGCCGTGATAACCGTCCGCAATGCCGCAGATATCGTCGGCCGTGAGGCTGCTCTGATGGGCCTTGAGCGTCAATCGGGAATGCGCGAGAACGGGCCGCTCGTGGCCATGACCGACGACCTTGAGCTCTACCGGCAGATCGCGTTCGGGCGCAGTGCCGAAGATGATCTCCAGCGGCTGATTGACGAAGACGTCACGAGCCGGACGCACGCCGCGCGCAAGGGCTTCCAGCTCGCGGACCTCATCCTGATCCAGCGATACGGGCAGCAGCACGCAGAGCGGCTCCTCGTCCAGCATCTCGAGCTCGAAGAACCACGTCGTGTCGCGCTCGGCCAAGTCTTCGGTGTAGACGAGGATCTGGTTGTCGCCGGCGTCCAGCGCCAGCCTTATGTCGGTTGCGCTCTCGGTGTTGCGCTTGAAGGGTTCGAAGCGCACCGCCTCCTGTCCGTTGACCCATATGCGAACGCCGCCGCAGGTCTTCAGTCTGAGATTGAGCGCTCGCGCGGTCTCCGTTCTGAACGTGCCCTTCAGCCATCGCCTAAGATGCGTCGGTACGTGCCAGAAGCCGGTGAACTCGACGCGACGGTTCGAGCCGGGAAGATTGAGGCTTTCGGTCGGCCAGGCGGTGTCGGGCAATAGCGGCCGCCCGACCATGGCCGACCAGAAGGCCTTGCGGCAGGGCAGGTCGCCGACATCGACGAAACCGTTGATGAAACGATAGTTTACGCGATCTTCGGCCGGCGCGGGCTCGCCGGGAAAATAGCTGGCGATCAGGCCGGAATCGGCCCATGCCGTGATCGTCTGGCCCATGGCCACACTGTATGCTGGCGCCATCTCGCCCGGCTGCTTGATGCATTCCGTTTTCACAGACCGCCTCCTCCGCAATCCTATGAAAATATTTTCATTAGGTTATTTGTGCGCGCCATTTTTGCAAATTGCTCAAAAACATCGCTATTGCCGCAGAAAATAGCTTGACGGAACGAATGTCAAGTATATGAAATTGATTTATCGATGGCTGAAGCCGCGATTGATGAAAATGTTTTCATGGGAGGATGAAAATGAAAACCTATCTCTCAGGGGCCGTCGCACTGGCGTTGGCAACCGTTTCTTTCGCATGGGCCGGCGCGGCCATGGCGGAAACCAAGACAATCACCTTTCTGTTCACCGACGACGACCAGGCTTACGTCGAGCGGATGGAAGCGCTCAGCAAGGAATTCGAGGCGGCGCATCCCGACGTCAAGGTCAACTTCGTCTCTTCGGGCTATGATGCGGTCGCCAAGCAGCTGCCGGTGCAGCTTGCCGTCGGCGAAGGCCCTGACATCGCCAAGATCACCGACTGGCAGCTTGCCCCCTATTACCTCGACATGCGTCCCTACATGAAGGACCCGGATGGCTTCGCCAAGCTGCACGGCGACAGCCTGAACACGCTTCGCTTCCCCGGCGTCAACGATCCGCAGTCGATCAACGGCTATATCGCGTCGCAAACCTTCAACCTGCCCTTCGTCAACAAGACGCTGTTCGAACAGGCCGGCGAACCGCTTCCGAAGCCCACCGCCACGCTGAAGGATATCGTCGAAGCCTCGGCACGCGTCGCCAAGGCGACTGGCGCTCAGATCCCCTTCACGATGGACCGCTCGGGCCACCGCTTTTCCGGCGCGGCATTCTCCTACGGTTCGAACTACGTCAAGGACGGCAAGTTCTTCTTCCCCGACGATGCCGCCAAGCGCTATGTCACGGATCTCTACGGCTGGACGAAGGACGGCTCCTTCCCCAAGGAAATGTGGGGGGCTGCCGGCGGAACCCAGTACAAGAACATGGGTGACGAATTCGTCAACGGCAACGTCGTGACCTATCTCGCCGGCAACTGGATGGTCAATCCGTTCCAGAAGAAGATCGGCGATGCCTTCGACTGGACGGCGATCAGCGCCCCGTGCGGCGATGCCGGCTGCTATGCGATGCCCGGCGGCACCGCGATCGTCGGCTTCAAGCGCACCAAGTCTCCCGAGGCCGTGGCCGCGTTCATCGAGTTCCTGGGCTCTGAAAAGGTCCAGCGTGAAATCGCTGAAAACTACGTCGTCCTGACGGGCGCCGACATCAAGGACCCGCAATACAAGCTCGAGAGCAAGAATGCCAAGGAAGCGATGGCCGTCTTCCTCGGAAGCCGCAATAGCGTGCCGCAGGCAGCCCGGGACCTGGAACGTCTCAAGGGATCCTCCGCCATCTATCAGCTCATCGTTCAGAGGATGAGCCAGCTGATCGTCGGCGAACTTTCCCTCGACGAGACCTTCAAGGCAATGAATGCCGACGTCGACAAGGTCAACCAGGCGCTCGCCGCCAAGTAACCGGTCACGCGTTGTCCCGCAAAATGCGCGCACGCACCAGCCACGGCCTCGCAACAGGGCCGTGGCTTTTTCGTTTCCTCTCGAACGCTTCGATGCGTTTCGAAATCGATGGCCTGGACGTCTGGCCTCGGCGGAGGTCGAACTGTCTCTGCTGCCGATGCGGCTGCTTCATAGCCTAGCGCGCGCACTCAACGGTCAGGCACGACCACGCATATGCGCGGGGACGGCAGCGATTTCCTTCGTGAGTGCAACGAAATTCCTCACGATCGAGAGCTTCAGATCACGCCGGTAAGCGATGCAGAGCGGCAAGGGTGAAAGTTGGCCGGGAGCGAGCGCGCGATAGGCGATGGCCTCCGGATGGAGGACCTGCATGGAGGCTGGAACGATCGTGACGCCGCGACCGCCGGCAACGAGGTTGATCGCTGCGACGATGCGATAGACTTCGTCGACGATCGCAGGCGTCACGCCTGCACGATCGAGTGACTGCAAGATGCGCTCGAAGATGCCTGGGCCGTCGGGTCGCCGATAAACGACGACATCCTGCCCCTCCAGCATTTTCAGGGTGATTGGCCCGAGGCCTTCATCTGCGAGGGGATGGCCGAGAGGGACGGCGACGATCATGTCCTCTTCGGAAAGCACCGTGCTTGCCAGATCCGGAAATCGATTAGCATCGATGTGCAGCAATGCTGCATCAATACGCCCCTCCTGCAGGGCGAGAATGAGTTCGTAGGTCTCGCTTTCTTCGACGGCGATTTTGACGAGCGGATAGGAAAGACGGAACTGCTGCAGCAGCTTCGGCGCCAGAACATGCAGCGACGCCGAGCTCGTAAAGCCGACCGACAGCTGGCCGGCCTCGCCTTTGTCGTACCGGCGGACATTCTCGACTGCCTGACCGGCCCGCTTGAGGATGTCGCGGGCGTCGGCAAGGAAAACTGCGCCGGCAGCATTAAGCGAGATCTTCTTCGGATGCCGGTCAAAGAGCGAAACGCCAAGCTCGTATTCGAGATCGCGGATCTGTTGACCGAGCGGCGGCTGCTGGATGTTGAGCCGCGCGGCAGCCCGCGAGATGCTCCCCTCTTCTGCGACGGCCACGAAATAGCGGAGGTGTCTCAATTCCATTGGCGCCCACCATAAACTTAAAAGGTTTCAGACATAAATTATATAAATATTTTACATACTATAGATGCCGAACTACGACTACCTCCATCTTGATTGCCAAGGGAGGAAAATCGCATGGCTGGAAATAAACCGAAAATCGCGATCGTTGGTGCAGGCATGGGTGGTCTCGCCGCCGCGGCGACCCTTCGCCAGGTCGGCATCGACGTAAATGTCTACGAGCAGGCACCGAAATTTGCCCGCATCGGCGCCGGCATCCAGATGCTGCCGAATTCATCGCGCGTGCTGCGCGGCATCGGCGTCCTCGACAGGCTTCAAAAGCTTGCGTTCGAGCCCTATTCTCATCTCAACCGTGTCTGGGATACCGGCGAGATCAAGCGCGAGCTTCCGATGCCGGAAAGCCTTTACGGTGCGCCCTTTCTCTGCATGCACCGGGCCGACCTGCATGAAGCGCTCTATTCCGTGCTGCCGCCGGAGATCGTTCACCTCGGCAAGAAGCTTGTCGGCCTGGATCAGACCAAGGCTGGCGTGACCCTCTCTTTCGCCGACGGCACGAAGGCGGATGCCGATGCCGTAATCGGCGCCGATGGCGTGCATTCGCTCGTTCGCGACATCGTCGTCGGCCCTGACAAACCGATCCACAAGGGCCGGATCGCCTACCGCGCGGTCTTCGACGCAAGCCTGATGAACGGCGGCGAGATCCAGGCGTCCAGAACGAAGTGGTGGGGTGTCGACCGCCATATCGTCATCTACTATACGGCTGCTGATCGCAGCTCGCTCTACTTCGTCACCAGCGTGCCCGAGCCCGCCGACTGGCTGACCTCGGAATCCTGGTCCGCCAAGGGCGACGTGAAGGAATTGCGCACCGCCTATGAAGGCTTCCATCCTGAAGTGCAGATGGTTCTGAATGCATGCCCGGACTGCCACAAATGGGCAATCCTCGAACGTGAACCATTGCCGCGCTGGAGCGACGGACGCGTGGCGCTTCTCGGCGACGCTTGCCATCCGATGACGCCTTATATGGCTCAAGGGGCTGCGACCTCGATCGAAGACGCTGCAGTGCTGGCGCGGTGCCTTGCCGGCGTCGACAATGACGACATCGAAGGCGCGTTCCGCCGCTACGAGGCGAACCGCAAGCCGCGCACCTCGCGCATCCAGGCGATTTCGAGCGCCAATACCTGGATGTCAGGAGGCAACGAAGACACCTCCTGGCTCTATGGCTACGATGCGTGGAACGTGCCGCTTGTGGGCGAAAACGATATGGCGCTTGCCGGGTAAGGGAATGTCGATGTCCAACAGTGCAGCAAATGTGCGCGAGACGGCTTCCGCCGTCGCCTATGCGAGAACGTCCGATGGTATCGGCCTTGCATATAGACGCAGCGGACGGCCCGGTGGGCCGCGTGTCGTTCTGATCCATTCACTGGCGCTCGACGCCAGTGTCTGGGATCGGGTCGTCGGGCGGCTGGAGGATGCGGATATCGTCACGATGGACTGCCGCGGCCATGGCAGGAGCGACAAGCCTGCCGGCCCTTATGATGTCGAGCGGTTCGGCGACGATATCGCCGACCTGATGGGAGAACTCGGGTGGAGTGACGCCGTCGTCGCAGGCTGCTCCATGGGCGGTTGCGTGGCCCAGGCCTTCGCGGCGCGGCACCGCGAGCTGGTGCGCGCCATGCTGCTGATCGATACCACCGCCTGGTATGGTGCCAACGCGCCCACGGAATGGCGGGCCCGGGCGGCAAAGGCTCGCAGCGAAGGGCTGGCATCGATGGCTGAGTTTCAGGCAACGCGCTGGTTCGGCGATCGATTCCGGATGGATCATCCGGCGCAGGTTCAGCATGCCATGTCGGTCTTTACCGCCAACGATATCGATGCCTATGCCGCGACCTGCGCCATGCTCGGCGATGCGGATCTGCGCCGGCATCTGGGAGGTTTCCGGTTTCCCGTTTCGGTGGTCGTCGGCGAGGAGGATTACGCCACCCCCGTCGAGACGGCCCGAGATCTCGCTGCGGCCATTCCGGGCGCATCCCTCACCGTCTTGCCCGCGGCGCGGCATCTGACGCCGATCGAATGCCCCGACCAGATCGCAGATGCGATCCGGTCGCTGTTCAGGCGGTCAACGGCTAACGGCTAACGCCGGCGCTACGAAGGCGCCGGCCATCATCAAGGTGCTGAATCTGGGAGGATAGAATGCACGACAACACAATTACGCTGGCCGCATCCGCGACCGCAGATGGGCTTGAGGCCCACGATCCGACCCCGGCATCCGACAGCGGTCGCGCCGCAGCGCTGACTGCCCGTTTCGAAGCCATTCCCTTCACACCATGGCACCGCCGGGCGCGGATCGTCATGGGGAGTGCCACGTTCCTCGATGCCTTCGATGCCCTTTCGCTGGCATTCGTCCTTCCGATCCTGATCAAGCTATGGGAGCTTTCTCCGGCCCAGATCGGCTGGATGA belongs to Rhizobium indicum and includes:
- a CDS encoding glycoside hydrolase family 88/105 protein; protein product: MNTTSVDNAALLTTIDRVATAFSRLRGIKEGLVTGNSASGIQFDEWDWEVGVGLYGFLRRAISTNDQKALQELVAWYAGQIERGLPPRQINSTAPMLPLAILVQHVDRPDFRALVEDWAEWLVKELPKTEDGGFQHVVKERLNDGELWDDTLFMACLFLARAGVLCERSEWIDEAVYQFVIHTRYLSDPVSGLWYHGWTFNGRHNFAKAFWARGNAWITVAIPELFDLVPTLGEKDRRFLSNVLVSQVRSLKAYQRPDGMFTTLLDDPSSPLETSATAGIAYGILRAIDAGILDKDDRAYAERALAAVLAQIDEEGVVHGVSDGTPMGHDLDFYRRIPNVPTPYGQALTMLLLTEVFLENGQRQ
- a CDS encoding ABC transporter substrate-binding protein is translated as MKTYLSGAVALALATVSFAWAGAAMAETKTITFLFTDDDQAYVERMEALSKEFEAAHPDVKVNFVSSGYDAVAKQLPVQLAVGEGPDIAKITDWQLAPYYLDMRPYMKDPDGFAKLHGDSLNTLRFPGVNDPQSINGYIASQTFNLPFVNKTLFEQAGEPLPKPTATLKDIVEASARVAKATGAQIPFTMDRSGHRFSGAAFSYGSNYVKDGKFFFPDDAAKRYVTDLYGWTKDGSFPKEMWGAAGGTQYKNMGDEFVNGNVVTYLAGNWMVNPFQKKIGDAFDWTAISAPCGDAGCYAMPGGTAIVGFKRTKSPEAVAAFIEFLGSEKVQREIAENYVVLTGADIKDPQYKLESKNAKEAMAVFLGSRNSVPQAARDLERLKGSSAIYQLIVQRMSQLIVGELSLDETFKAMNADVDKVNQALAAK
- a CDS encoding LysR family transcriptional regulator; this encodes MELRHLRYFVAVAEEGSISRAAARLNIQQPPLGQQIRDLEYELGVSLFDRHPKKISLNAAGAVFLADARDILKRAGQAVENVRRYDKGEAGQLSVGFTSSASLHVLAPKLLQQFRLSYPLVKIAVEESETYELILALQEGRIDAALLHIDANRFPDLASTVLSEEDMIVAVPLGHPLADEGLGPITLKMLEGQDVVVYRRPDGPGIFERILQSLDRAGVTPAIVDEVYRIVAAINLVAGGRGVTIVPASMQVLHPEAIAYRALAPGQLSPLPLCIAYRRDLKLSIVRNFVALTKEIAAVPAHMRGRA
- a CDS encoding FAD-dependent monooxygenase, giving the protein MAGNKPKIAIVGAGMGGLAAAATLRQVGIDVNVYEQAPKFARIGAGIQMLPNSSRVLRGIGVLDRLQKLAFEPYSHLNRVWDTGEIKRELPMPESLYGAPFLCMHRADLHEALYSVLPPEIVHLGKKLVGLDQTKAGVTLSFADGTKADADAVIGADGVHSLVRDIVVGPDKPIHKGRIAYRAVFDASLMNGGEIQASRTKWWGVDRHIVIYYTAADRSSLYFVTSVPEPADWLTSESWSAKGDVKELRTAYEGFHPEVQMVLNACPDCHKWAILEREPLPRWSDGRVALLGDACHPMTPYMAQGAATSIEDAAVLARCLAGVDNDDIEGAFRRYEANRKPRTSRIQAISSANTWMSGGNEDTSWLYGYDAWNVPLVGENDMALAG
- a CDS encoding alpha/beta fold hydrolase; this encodes MSMSNSAANVRETASAVAYARTSDGIGLAYRRSGRPGGPRVVLIHSLALDASVWDRVVGRLEDADIVTMDCRGHGRSDKPAGPYDVERFGDDIADLMGELGWSDAVVAGCSMGGCVAQAFAARHRELVRAMLLIDTTAWYGANAPTEWRARAAKARSEGLASMAEFQATRWFGDRFRMDHPAQVQHAMSVFTANDIDAYAATCAMLGDADLRRHLGGFRFPVSVVVGEEDYATPVETARDLAAAIPGASLTVLPAARHLTPIECPDQIADAIRSLFRRSTANG